In one Natranaerobius trueperi genomic region, the following are encoded:
- a CDS encoding group II intron maturase-specific domain-containing protein has product LYKARGKAGIRPHQESIKRFKDRIRQITSRKRGRSIQQTLKELKMFTTGWLGYFAIADIKSRIIALNEWTRRRIRMYLWKQWKKISARFKNLKRLGITKGKAWEWANTRKGYWRIANSWISSRSLTNEYLASIGYDDISKRYEALHSNH; this is encoded by the coding sequence CCTCTACAAAGCTAGAGGAAAGGCTGGAATACGACCACACCAAGAGTCCATAAAACGGTTCAAGGACAGGATAAGGCAGATAACAAGTCGTAAACGTGGTAGGTCAATTCAACAGACACTTAAAGAACTTAAAATGTTCACCACAGGCTGGTTAGGTTATTTTGCTATTGCAGATATTAAGAGTAGAATTATTGCCCTTAACGAATGGACCAGGCGTAGAATTCGAATGTACTTATGGAAGCAATGGAAGAAAATAAGTGCGAGGTTTAAGAATCTTAAGCGACTTGGAATAACTAAAGGGAAAGCTTGGGAATGGGCAAACACTCGGAAAGGGTACTGGCGGATAGCTAATAGCTGGATATCATCAAGGTCATTAACAAATGAATACCTCGCATCAATTGGATATGATGACATATCCAAAAGAT